From Miscanthus floridulus cultivar M001 chromosome 15, ASM1932011v1, whole genome shotgun sequence, the proteins below share one genomic window:
- the LOC136506587 gene encoding 3-ketoacyl-CoA synthase 5-like, protein MNRPLHVKFLKTMYGLLVIVALAAAAAVVPRTSPEEVLALAREIRPVHCLLALLLAAAVAKLRRMGRPKDVYLVEYGCFRPKPWFRAPFATCLEHAHLMPYLVDEESVSFAIRLLERSGLGEETCVPEAYHYMPPDRSLEASRDETELVIFSAVDEVFARTSVKPEEIDVLIVNCSIFTPTPVFADMVVNRYKLRADVQNVNLSGMGCSAGLVSVGLSKNLLQTARPGTHVLIVSTEILSSQYYVGTERAMLLPNCLFRMGAAAMILSNSSERARYRLTRLVRTVTAARDADYRCVFQKEDDKGNTGIRLSKDLATTAGYALKSNIAAFGPLVLPASEQLLVALSLLKRKLLSGRAKVRLYRPDFRTAFEHICIHAGGRGVIDEVQHGLGLSDQDVEASRMTLHRFGNTSSSSVLYELAYIEAKGMMKKGDRIWMISFGAGFDCNSVAWECVKPPADADGPWVDSIQRYPVQLPEIVKDTSDDS, encoded by the coding sequence ATGAACAGGCCACTGCATGTCAAGTTCCTAAAGACCATGTACGGGCTCCTCGTCATCGTGGCcttggctgccgccgccgccgtggtccCGAGGACGAGCCCTGAGGAGGTGCTCGCGCTGGCGCGGGAGATCCGGCCTGTCCACTGCCTGCTGGCCCTGCtcctggccgccgccgtcgccaagcTGCGgcgcatgggccggcccaaggacGTGTACCTCGTGGAGTACGGCTGCTTCCGGCCCAAGCCCTGGTTCCGGGCGCCCTTCGCGACGTGCCTGGAGCACGCGCACCTGATGCCGTACCTGGTGGACGAGGAGAGCGTCAGCTTCGCCATCCGCCTGCTGGAACGCTCCGGGCTCGGCGAGGAGACGTGCGTGCCGGAGGCGTACCACTACATGCCGCCAGACCGCAGCCTCGAGGCCTCCCGCGACGAGACGGAGCTGGTCATCTTCTCCGCCGTGGACGAGGTGTTTGCCAGGACGAGCGTCAAGCCCGAGGAGATCGACGTGCTCATCGTTAACTGCAGCATCTTCACGCCCACGCCGGTGTTCGCCGACATGGTCGTCAACAGGTACAAGCTGCGTGCCGACGTGCAGAACGTCAACCTGTCCGGGATGGGGTGCAGCGCGGGGCTGGTCTCCGTCGGCCTCTCCAAGAACCTCCTGCAGACGGCACGGCCGGGCACGCACGTCCTCATCGTCTCCACGGAGATCCTCTCGTCGCAGTACTACGTCGGCACGGAGCGCGCGATGCTGCTCCCCAACTGCCTCTTCCGCATGGGCGCCGCGGCCATGATCCTGTCCAACTCCTCGGAGCGCGCGCGGTACAGGCTCACCCGCCTGGTGCGCACCGTGACGGCGGCCCGGGACGCCGACTACCGGTGCGTGTTCCAGAAGGAGGACGACAAGGGCAATACCGGGATCCGTCTCTCCAAGGACCTCGCCACCACCGCCGGCTACGCGCTCAAGAGCAACATCGCCGCCTTCGGACCCCTCGTCCTGCCGGCCTCGGAGCAGCTCCTCGTCGCGCTGTCCTTGCTCAAGCGGAAGCTCCTCAGCGGGCGCGCCAAGGTGAGGCTCTACCGACCGGACTTCCGCACGGCGTTCGAGCACATCTGCATCCATGCAGGCGGCCGCGGGGTGATCGACGAGGTTCAGCATGGCCTCGGCCTCTCCGACCAGGACGTGGAGGCGTCGCGGATGACGCTGCACCGGTTCGGGAACACATCCAGCAGCTCCGTGCTGTACGAACTGGCGTACATCGAGGCCAAGGGGATGATGAAAAAGGGCGACCGGATTTGGATGATCTCCTTCGGCGCCGGCTTCGACTGCAACAGTGTTGCGTGGGAGTGCGTCAAGCCGCCGGCCGACGCCGACGGGCCGTGGGTCGACTCCATCCAACGCTACCCGGTGCAGCTCCCAGAAATCGTCAAGGACACATCTGATGACTCCTAA